The following DNA comes from Sinorhizobium mexicanum.
AGGCCCGCCGAGGCTTGGCAGGAACAGGAGATAGGCCCAGACGAGAAAGCCGCAGACCATTCCGGTGATTGCGCCGCGGGCATTCGCCTGCCGCCACACGAGGCCGCCGAGAAGCGCGGGCGCCATCTGCGATACGGCGACGAAGGACAGCAGCCCGAGCGACGCGAGGCCTGCGCTGATATCGGCCGAGCGATAATAGGCATAGCCGAGCAGAAGGACGACGAAGATCGCGGTCCGGCGAATGTTGAGCAGCGTCCCCGCCATGTCCTCCTGCAGTGCGCCACGCGAGCCGAGCCGCCGGCGCAGGAACACCGGCATGACGATGTCGTTGGAAATCATGATCGACAGCGCCACCGATGCGACGATGACCATGGCTGTTGCGGCTGAAAAGCCGCCGATGAAAGTCGTCAGCGACAGCAGGGGGACTTCACCGGCAAGCGGCAGCTTCAGCAAGTAGAGGTCTGCGTCGCCGGAGCCCGAGAAGGTCAGAATGCCTGCGATGGCGATCGGCAGTACGAAGAGGTTGATTGCGATCAGATAAAGCGGAAAGAGAACGCCCGCGGTGCGCAGTTCGGTTTCGGTGCGGTTCTCGACCACCGTCACATGGAATTGCCGCGGCAGCATGATGACCGCGAAGGCCGAGAGCACGATGAGTAGGATCCACCGCGCCGGCGGCGTGCGGTATTCGAGGGCGGCGAGGACCGCAGGACTTTGCTGGGCTTGCGCCCACAGGTTCGCGGGGCCATCGAACAGGACAAAGACGACATAGGCGCCGATCGTCAGCATCGCCACGAGCTTCACGACCGATTCCATGGAGATCGCGAGGATCAGACCGTCCTGATGCTCGGTCGCATCCGTATGGCGCGTCCCGAAGACAATTGCGAAGCAGGCAAGGAAAAGTGTCACGAGCAGTGGCAGATCGATGAAAGTCTGTCCGGCACCGATGCCATAGTCGCTCGTATTGATCATCGCGGCGACCGAGCTCGAGACCGCCTTGAGCTGGAGGGCGATGTAGGGAATGGCACCGACCAGTGAGATCAACGCAACGATTGCGGCGACGGCCGGGTTCTTGCCGTAGCGTGCCGCCATGAAATCGGCGACCGACGTCAGCTTTTCGGTCTTGGCGAGCTGGATGATGCGGCGGACCAGCGGCATGCCGAGCGTGAACATCAGGATCGGCCCGATATAGATGCCGGTGAACTCGAGTCCGCGTTCGGCCGCCAGTCCCACGCCGCCGAAATACGTCCAGGACGTGCAGTAGATCGCGAGGCTGAGCGCATAGACCAACGGCCTGCCTCTGCTGGCAGCGCTGTTTCTCCTGGCTCGCCGGTCGCCATAGCTTGCGACTGCGAAGAGCAGCAGCAGATAGGCGAAGGCAGAGGCGAAAATTACAGAACCCGAAAGCATGCCTCGCTCCTCCGCAAAGCAGCATAGGACAAGTGCAGCGGGTTGAGAATTGCCCGGCCTATGCGTCTTAAGTCCAAGAAAGCAACGAGCATTCCGTTTGGCGGTGAAGGCGCAACTCTCAGGGCCGCCGTTAGCTGGATAGCACTTGATCAAATGCAAAGAACGGTTCCCCCTGCGCGACCTTTGGTCTAGATTCCAAACCAGCGGTTGCCACTACTGCATGCTTCCTTGACTGCAGCCGGTTAAGGGCAAAACATGCAGCAGATCAAAGTGCTACAGTGATCCTCTGCGCGCCTGACAAGACGCGGGGCGCTGTAGGACGGATGCGGTTGCCGCTCTCAAACGGGGACTTTACGGAGAGACGCATGCTGAACGAATTCAAGGAGTTTATTGCCCGCGGCAACGTAATGGATCTTGCGGTCGGCGTGATCATTGGCGCCGCCTTCAGTAAGATCGTCGACTCGGTCGTCAACGACCTCGTGATGCCGATCGTCGGCGCCATCACCGGCGGCGGCTTCGACTTCTCCAATTTTTTCATCCCGCTTTCGGCAAACGTCACCGCGCCCTCGCTTGCGGCCGCTCGCCAGCAAGGCGCCGTGTTCGCCTACGGCAACTTCATCACCGTGCTCATCAATTTCCTGATTCTTGCCTGGATCATTTTCCTGCTGATCAAGCTGGTGAACCGGGCCCGTGCTTCGCTCGAAACGAAAAAGGAAGCGGCGCCCGCAGCTCCGCCGCCGCAGGATATCGTGCTACTTTCCGAGATTCGCGATCTGTTGAAACAGCGCGCCTGATTCCCTCAAGGGCGTCGATTGCGGCTTCCGGTCACTCGGAAGCCGCGAAACATCACAAAAATCGATAAACCGGTCAGATAATGTCGCGTGATCGGCTGCGCAAAAGCGTCTAGAAGCGGTGGGCGGTTTACAGCGCCGGGGCGTCTTATCAGACGGGAAAAGGACGCTGTAGCATTTTGAATTCCTGCATGTTTTCGTCCTTAAATCGGCTCCGATTTAAGGAAACATGCAGTAGGAGCCCACCATGCCGATCATGACCAGTCTCAGCCCCCGTTCTCTTTCGGCCCCCGAAAGCGGCATCGTCGAGGTTGTGAACTACGCGCGCGGCCGGGAAGGTGTGATCCCGCTCTGGGTGGGCGAGGGAGATCTTGCCACGCCCGACTTCATCAGCCGAGCTGCCGCGGCGGCGCTCGTTGCGGGTGAGACGTTCTACACCTGGCAGCGTGGCATCCCGCCGCTGCGCGAAGCGCTGGTGCGCTACTATCAGCGCCGGTTCCAGAAGACGCTGTCTCCGGAAAATTTTTACGTCACTGGCTCGGGCATGCAGGCGATCAAGCTTGCCATCGAGGCGGTGACGTCGCCCGGCGACGAAGTGGTGCTGCTGACGCCCGCCTGGCCGAATTTTGCTGCTGCTGCCGAGATTTCAGGAGCGCGGCCGGTTTCCGTGCCCCTGCGTTTCGAACACGGCAAATGGCAGCTCGACCTCGATCGGCTCGAAGCCACCATCGGCGAGAAGACGCGGGCCTTGTTCATCAACACGCCGTCTAATCCGACCGGCTGGACCGCGACGCGGGATGATCTCAAAGCCATCCTGGCGCTCGCCCGCAAGTACGGTCTCTGGATCATCGCCGATGAGATCTATGCCCTGTACCACTATGCCGGCGGACGGGCGCCGTCGTTCCTGGACATCATGGACGATGACGACCGAATCCTCTTCGTCAATTCCTTCTCCAAGAACTGGTCGATGACCGGCTGGCGCGTCGGCTGGATCGTTGCGCCGCCGGCGATGGGACAGGTGCTGGAAAATCTGATCCAGTATTCGACATCCGGCGTTGCCCAGTTCATGCAGCGCGGCGCGGTTGTGGCCCTCGATGAGGGAGACACCTTTGTCGACGAGAACATCGCCAAGGCGGAACTGAGTCGCGACCTGCTCTGCGACGCGCTGATCGCGACCAATCGCGTCGAGACCCTGAAGCCGGACGGTGCGCTCTATGCATTCCTGAAGATCGACGGGGTGACCGATTCACGGCAGGCGGCGATCGACATCGTCGACAAGACCGGTGTCGGATTGGCGCCGGGAACCGCCTTCGGCGAAGGCGGCTCGCTCTTCATGCGTGCTTGCTTTCTGCGCGATCCGGCGCAGGTGGCGGAGGCGGCGGCGCGCCTCAGCCGCTATATACTTAGCCGGTAGCGTTGCTCTCCCCACTCGATCGAAGCAAGCTCAAATCGTCCCGCCGGAGCCGCATCCCAATCTAGCGTACGAGCCGGATTGCGCCCGGATAGTAGATGCCCTTGGCGGCAAGCTCCGCCGTGCAATCCATCTTGAATTTGCTGTTGCCGGTCAGGGTGATTTCCTGAGCGATCAGCCGGATGCACTCGCCGCTCGTTGCGCCATTGCCCGAATATTGCAGTTCTGCAGCGTCGGGGAGGTAGACGATACCGGTCAAGGACGACCGGCTGTTTCCGTTGATGATCGCGGTTTCCACATTGCCATGCTCGGCGACGATCGAGAAGCCGGCCCAATCACCTTCGAGCGACGGCGAGATATCGAACGTCGCAGAACCGTTGATGTTGAGCACGGCGCCATTCATGAGGAAGAAAGTGACGCCTTTCCCGGTCACGTTGGCCTGGCTGCCGAATTCCAGGCGTCCGCCGTCGATGATGTAGTAGCCGGGCAGGAGATTTACGGCGCGCTTGATGTCCAGGCTTTGATAGGTTCCGGGCTTCAGTGTGACGACGTAGCCCTCATTGTTGTTCTTGGGCGTCTTGCCGGTGCCGTTGCAATCACCATTGCCACCGCCGCCGTTGATGAAATCTTGCCCGCAGCCGGATATATTGACCCACGCCGATGTCTTCGGCAGGGCTTTTCTCTTGAACGGGTCGGGCACGCGCGACGCGCTTTCCATCGCCTTGTCGCAAGCAAGTTCGACCGATTGCGGCGCAGTGTAAATGGCGCCGGCGGCGTAGAGACACTCCGCCTTGAGCTTGCCTGTGCCGCCGACATAGATCGATTGCTCGTCGTTGGAGTCCGAGATGACGGTGCATCCGGTCAGATCGACGGCTGCGCTGCCGCTGACTTCGAATGCCCGGTCCGCCGTGTTATGCAGGGCCAGAATGCAGGCTTCCGCGCTGGCCGCGCGCGCAGCAACGGCTTGGCGCCGGATTTCGAGAGGCAGGCGCTCCAGGAATATCGGTTTGTAGTCGAAGCTGAATTCCGCTGCGGCGACGTCTTCGATGGTGCTGCGCGTGAACGCGACGGACAATGCGCCTTGCGTCGGTGTGCCCGCGAGATTGGCTCCCTCGACGACGTTCTCCTGTGGCAGCGCATAGTTGCTCCAGAAGAACTTCCCCGCCGCCTCGGAGGCTTCGCTCTCATCCGCGCCTTCGCCGTAGGCTCGCACGGAACCGAGCGCGGCGGCGTCCAGTGCGGCCTGAATTTTCTCGGCTTCGAGATAGGCGCCGACGAAGTCGAGCGTGAGCCCGACGGCGGCGATGATGGGGACGATCGCGATTGCTCCAAGGACGGCGAAATTGCCGTTTTTGTCGCGGGCCAGTCGTCTCAGCTGGGCATGGAGCTTCGCACGTCTCATTCGTGGTTCCCCCTGGAAGGCCAATATCTCGAAAGGCTAATGCATGCGTTCTTCCGAAAGCGTTATTAAGCGCCCGTGTATTTTAGTAAAATTTAATAGAT
Coding sequences within:
- the mscL gene encoding large conductance mechanosensitive channel protein MscL; protein product: MLNEFKEFIARGNVMDLAVGVIIGAAFSKIVDSVVNDLVMPIVGAITGGGFDFSNFFIPLSANVTAPSLAAARQQGAVFAYGNFITVLINFLILAWIIFLLIKLVNRARASLETKKEAAPAAPPPQDIVLLSEIRDLLKQRA
- a CDS encoding TadE/TadG family type IV pilus assembly protein encodes the protein MRRAKLHAQLRRLARDKNGNFAVLGAIAIVPIIAAVGLTLDFVGAYLEAEKIQAALDAAALGSVRAYGEGADESEASEAAGKFFWSNYALPQENVVEGANLAGTPTQGALSVAFTRSTIEDVAAAEFSFDYKPIFLERLPLEIRRQAVAARAASAEACILALHNTADRAFEVSGSAAVDLTGCTVISDSNDEQSIYVGGTGKLKAECLYAAGAIYTAPQSVELACDKAMESASRVPDPFKRKALPKTSAWVNISGCGQDFINGGGGNGDCNGTGKTPKNNNEGYVVTLKPGTYQSLDIKRAVNLLPGYYIIDGGRLEFGSQANVTGKGVTFFLMNGAVLNINGSATFDISPSLEGDWAGFSIVAEHGNVETAIINGNSRSSLTGIVYLPDAAELQYSGNGATSGECIRLIAQEITLTGNSKFKMDCTAELAAKGIYYPGAIRLVR
- a CDS encoding pyridoxal phosphate-dependent aminotransferase, which encodes MPIMTSLSPRSLSAPESGIVEVVNYARGREGVIPLWVGEGDLATPDFISRAAAAALVAGETFYTWQRGIPPLREALVRYYQRRFQKTLSPENFYVTGSGMQAIKLAIEAVTSPGDEVVLLTPAWPNFAAAAEISGARPVSVPLRFEHGKWQLDLDRLEATIGEKTRALFINTPSNPTGWTATRDDLKAILALARKYGLWIIADEIYALYHYAGGRAPSFLDIMDDDDRILFVNSFSKNWSMTGWRVGWIVAPPAMGQVLENLIQYSTSGVAQFMQRGAVVALDEGDTFVDENIAKAELSRDLLCDALIATNRVETLKPDGALYAFLKIDGVTDSRQAAIDIVDKTGVGLAPGTAFGEGGSLFMRACFLRDPAQVAEAAARLSRYILSR